In Symbiobacterium terraclitae, the sequence GTACGCGTAGGAGCGGTAGCCGGAGACGCCCGCCAGGTAGATGCCGTCCTCCTCCGCCGCGGCGAACATTTCCTCGAGGGCGGCGGCGGCCTCGGCCCGCATCAGCCGGCGCTCGTGCTTCTCGGCGAAGATGAAGCGCACGTTGGGCTCCACCAGGTCGGGGGGCACGTAGTCGGGCGACAGGGCCCACTCCTTGTTGACCAGCACGTCGATGGCGTCGGGGTTGGTGACCATCTTGACCTCACGGCCGCCGCCGGAGGGCGAAGGCTCGGTCGAGGGATCGGAACCGGGTGCCGGAGCGGTGCCGGAGTCCGGGTCGGGCTGCGGCTCAGGATCCGACGGCTGCTGCTCTCCGGGCTCCTGCACGGAGGGCTCGTTCCCGGGGGCGGGGGTCTGCGGATCGGCCCCCACCGTGCAGCCGGCGAAGAGGGCGGCCGCGACCACGGCTAGCAGGCTGAGGCGGAATAGCTTCGTATGGGGGGACATCTGTTCACCTTCCTGCCAGTGACTGCGTTTCGCAAAGCGAATGACGTATGGTTAGACGTTCTGCGGCCGCCGTGCGGTTTCGCGAAACAGGGGCGGCAGCGCCGCCCCCGCTTCAGGCAAACTGGAGCGCTTCCCCCGCCCGTTCCCGGGCGAGGCGGAGCAGCAGATCGGCGTCCGCCGCCTCCGTGGGGTAGACCGCCGTCCCGACGCGGACCGGTCCCAGGACGGACTCCAGCCGCCGGACGACGGCCTCGGCGCCCTCGGCCTCGGTCTCGGGAAGCACGATCGCGACCTGGCGCGGCCCGATGCGCGCCACCAGGTCCGACTCCCGCAGGTTGCGGGCGATGGACTGGATCAGGCCCGGCACCTGCGCCTCGGCCAGGCCGGGAGGCAGGTGGAGGACCATCAGGCTCAGGTGCGAC encodes:
- a CDS encoding M15 family metallopeptidase, which encodes MSPHTKLFRLSLLAVVAAALFAGCTVGADPQTPAPGNEPSVQEPGEQQPSDPEPQPDPDSGTAPAPGSDPSTEPSPSGGGREVKMVTNPDAIDVLVNKEWALSPDYVPPDLVEPNVRFIFAEKHERRLMRAEAAAALEEMFAAAEEDGIYLAGVSGYRSYAYQEMLFTAYVSADGLENAERYSARPGHSEHQTGLAMDISGSTGECAADDCFAGTPEAEWLAAHAHEFGFIVRYPEGKEEITGYMYEPWHVRYLGKELAQKVHATGLTYEEYLARNR